From Allofrancisella guangzhouensis, a single genomic window includes:
- a CDS encoding multidrug effflux MFS transporter, giving the protein MKNNLFFLFIIGLMCAIGLIATDIYIPVMPQLGNYFETSQQPLQLTLSVYLFGLAVSQLIYGPLSDRYGRKPIILMGMSIFVIGTFLCMLSVSINMFIASRLLQAIGASSGMVIGRAIVSDTYTKQESARIFTVIFPIVGMSPAISPVIGGLIASITNWRIIFAFVVVLSCILFVMIILFLHETKSQENRVAIHPKIIFGYYKELFFCKNFWAYTSIVCFAYIAYFGYIAESPFLFHQFKYTTTEISFFYVSLSLSYLFGNQVAKRLLSFMCIDRTIFIGYGFFGLGGIMFIILNHAVGFTPIDLILPATILTFGNGFLLPLGTAGLVSSFEKISGYASGLMGAIQLSSAGLSVYFVGILSKTNITAFTIYMLITTFTGFGLFLFLVPVLSKFKKVA; this is encoded by the coding sequence ATGAAAAATAATCTATTTTTTTTATTTATTATAGGTCTAATGTGTGCAATAGGCTTAATAGCAACAGATATTTATATACCGGTTATGCCACAGCTTGGTAATTATTTTGAAACTTCTCAGCAGCCGTTACAGTTGACTTTAAGTGTATATTTATTTGGTTTGGCTGTATCGCAATTAATTTATGGTCCATTAAGTGATAGATACGGTAGAAAACCTATTATATTAATGGGTATGTCAATTTTTGTTATTGGTACATTTTTATGTATGTTATCAGTTTCTATTAACATGTTTATTGCTTCAAGGCTACTACAAGCTATAGGAGCAAGCTCAGGTATGGTTATAGGCAGAGCAATTGTGAGCGATACTTACACAAAGCAGGAATCAGCAAGAATTTTTACAGTTATATTTCCAATAGTTGGCATGTCTCCAGCTATATCTCCAGTAATCGGAGGATTAATAGCAAGCATTACAAATTGGAGGATTATTTTTGCTTTTGTAGTAGTACTTTCTTGTATATTGTTTGTTATGATAATTTTATTTTTACATGAAACAAAATCTCAAGAAAATAGGGTAGCTATTCATCCTAAAATTATATTTGGATATTATAAGGAATTATTTTTTTGTAAAAATTTTTGGGCTTATACCTCGATAGTATGCTTTGCATATATTGCTTATTTTGGTTATATAGCAGAATCACCATTCTTATTTCACCAATTTAAGTATACGACTACAGAAATTAGTTTTTTCTACGTTTCACTATCACTTAGTTATTTATTTGGAAATCAAGTAGCAAAACGTTTACTATCGTTTATGTGTATAGATAGGACTATTTTTATAGGGTACGGCTTTTTTGGATTGGGTGGAATAATGTTTATTATACTTAACCACGCGGTAGGCTTTACTCCTATTGATTTAATATTACCAGCGACAATATTAACATTTGGGAATGGTTTTTTACTTCCTTTAGGAACAGCAGGCCTTGTGAGTAGTTTTGAAAAAATTTCAGGATATGCTTCGGGGCTAATGGGAGCTATACAATTAAGTAGCGCTGGCTTGTCAGTTTATTTCGTAGGCATATTAAGTAAGACAAATATAACAGCCTTTACAATATATATGTTAATTACTACTTTTACAGGCTTTGGTTTATTTTTATTCTTGGTTCCAGTTCTCTCTAAATTTAAAAAGGTGGCTTAA
- the dxr gene encoding 1-deoxy-D-xylulose-5-phosphate reductoisomerase, with protein sequence MFMKSKVTILGATGSIGDSTLSVIRESSSFKVYALSAFSNIRKLANLCKEFQPKYVVVQDWQKYKELKELVKEVEILVGDEGLEQISSDPKVDIVMSAIVGVAGLKPTFAAARAGKKILLANKESLVAAGHLLIEEVAKNNAQLIPVDSEHNAIFQCLDNQSKTFNEKEIAEIILTASGGPFRDKQLEDLVDITPEQACAHPNWSMGRKISVDSSTMVNKALEVIEAYWLFRVPADRISVLIHPQSVIHSMVKYVDGSFLAQLGVPDMKTPIANALYYPARGRTNVAELDFTKIELTFKKVCFSRFEALKLVFENLKNKDYAANIVFNAANEKLVEAFLDGKIKYLDIIKINKKILKKLKFENPKQIDEVFDIDKKTRCFVDSILR encoded by the coding sequence ATGTTTATGAAAAGCAAGGTTACTATATTAGGGGCTACAGGCTCTATAGGAGATAGTACATTAAGCGTAATTAGAGAGAGTAGTAGCTTTAAAGTGTATGCTCTGAGTGCCTTTAGTAATATAAGAAAACTTGCTAATTTATGTAAAGAATTCCAGCCTAAGTATGTTGTGGTCCAAGATTGGCAAAAATATAAAGAGCTTAAAGAGCTTGTTAAAGAAGTTGAGATTTTAGTTGGTGATGAAGGTTTAGAACAAATCTCTAGTGATCCAAAAGTCGATATAGTAATGTCTGCTATAGTTGGAGTCGCTGGGCTTAAGCCAACTTTTGCAGCTGCAAGAGCGGGTAAAAAAATACTTTTAGCTAATAAGGAATCTTTAGTAGCTGCTGGGCATTTGTTAATTGAAGAAGTAGCAAAAAATAATGCTCAGCTTATACCTGTAGATAGTGAGCATAATGCAATATTTCAGTGCTTAGATAACCAAAGCAAAACTTTTAATGAAAAAGAAATTGCTGAGATAATTCTTACAGCATCTGGAGGACCTTTTAGAGATAAGCAGCTAGAGGATCTAGTTGATATAACCCCAGAGCAGGCATGCGCTCACCCTAATTGGAGTATGGGGAGAAAGATTTCAGTTGATTCTTCAACTATGGTTAATAAAGCTTTGGAAGTGATAGAAGCATATTGGCTTTTTCGTGTTCCAGCTGATAGAATTAGCGTTTTAATTCATCCTCAAAGTGTTATTCACTCGATGGTTAAATATGTAGATGGTAGTTTTCTGGCTCAATTGGGGGTTCCAGATATGAAGACTCCAATTGCAAATGCTTTGTATTATCCAGCTAGAGGGCGTACAAATGTTGCAGAGCTAGATTTTACAAAAATTGAATTAACTTTTAAAAAAGTATGCTTTAGTAGGTTTGAAGCTCTAAAATTGGTTTTTGAAAACTTAAAAAATAAAGATTACGCAGCAAATATAGTCTTTAATGCTGCTAATGAGAAATTGGTAGAAGCATTTTTAGATGGTAAAATTAAATATTTAGACATTATAAAAATAAATAAAAAAATATTAAAAAAATTAAAATTCGAGAATCCTAAACAAATAGATGAAGTTTTTGATATTGATAAAAAAACTCGATGTTTTGTGGATTCTATTTTGAGGTAA
- the ung gene encoding uracil-DNA glycosylase has translation MTWSDILSKEKQKPYFKQILEFLASEENKGKVIFPAKENIFNAFKYTELENLKVVILGQDPYHNYNQAHGLAFSVQKGVDIPPSLRNMYKELARSIPDFEIPNHGCLVDWAKQGVFLLNTTLTVEAHKANSHKDIGWEAFTNMVIHKISEYKENVVFMLWGSHARKKKNLIDNSKHLILESTHPSPLSAHRGFLGCNHFILCNQYLLDHKLKTINWQLTN, from the coding sequence ATGACCTGGTCAGATATTTTATCAAAAGAGAAACAAAAACCTTATTTTAAGCAAATATTAGAATTTTTGGCTAGTGAGGAAAATAAAGGTAAAGTTATATTTCCAGCTAAAGAGAATATTTTTAATGCTTTTAAGTATACTGAGTTAGAAAATTTAAAAGTTGTAATTCTTGGTCAAGATCCATACCACAATTATAATCAAGCTCACGGTCTAGCATTTTCAGTACAAAAGGGAGTTGACATTCCACCATCTTTACGCAATATGTATAAAGAGCTTGCTCGCAGTATCCCAGATTTTGAGATTCCAAATCATGGTTGCTTAGTTGATTGGGCAAAGCAAGGCGTGTTTCTGTTAAATACAACTTTAACGGTGGAGGCTCATAAGGCAAACTCACACAAAGATATTGGTTGGGAGGCTTTTACAAATATGGTAATACATAAAATATCGGAATATAAAGAGAATGTTGTTTTTATGCTTTGGGGTTCCCATGCACGTAAAAAGAAAAACCTTATTGATAATTCTAAACACTTAATTCTGGAGTCAACCCACCCATCTCCTTTGTCAGCTCATCGCGGCTTTCTAGGATGTAACCATTTTATACTTTGTAACCAGTATTTACTTGATCATAAACTTAAAACTATAAATTGGCAATTAACTAATTAG
- the gyrA gene encoding DNA gyrase subunit A, giving the protein MSVTTKESSSINIEKELKQSYLDYAMSVIVGRALPDVRDGLKPVHRRVLFAMNELSNYYNRPYKKSARIVGDVIGKYHPHGDTAVYDTIVRMAQSFSLRYTLVDGQGNFGSVDGDSPAAMRYTEIRMQKLTHELLVDIDKETVDFSPNYDNTELVPDVLPTRVPNLLVNGSSGIAVGMATNIPPHNMTEVINGTIALIDNPSLSVEELIHYIPAPDFPTGAYINGTDGILEAYKTGRGRVIMRAKADIKEDEASGKSQIIITEIPYQVNKAKLVEKIAELVKDKKVTGISELRDESDKDGIRVVIDLKRDESPEVVLNTLYAQTQLQCSFGINMVALSDNRPKLLGLKEILEQFIKHRKEVVTRRTIYELRKSKERAHILEGLLLSLSNIDEMIELIKASPSPADAKESMLARSWNGVLVKNMLEGVDVKMYRKEILASHYGIQTDSLYNLTEEQADAILALRLHRLTGLEQDKIVNEFKELIDKIKYLISILSDTNELIRVVKEELVEIRENFGDARKSEIISSRLDLTREDLIAEEEMVVTLSMDGYVKTQPLSLYNAQKRGGVGKSATKTKEEDSIFKLILASTHDTMLCFSSLGRVYWSKVYDFPVASRISKGRPINNILPLEKDEKITALMPISQFEEGWYVFMATKLGRVKKVDLSEFAKPRSTGKIAIGLNDGDELSYVALTDGNKQIMMFSDAGKAIRFDESDVRAMGRSAAGVTGMRLQDDQKIVSMLVTNPEEGVVLAATENGYGKRTPVSEYRKTRRSSQGVIAISTSDRNGKVVVAVLVAEDEDIVMITNNGTLVRISSSEVRECGRSAQGVRLINLRNNEKLIGLKVVKDDADIEESLEEETEASLDADLAAE; this is encoded by the coding sequence ATGTCTGTAACGACTAAAGAATCATCATCGATAAATATAGAAAAAGAATTAAAGCAATCATACCTTGATTATGCAATGAGTGTTATAGTTGGTAGGGCTTTACCAGATGTCAGAGATGGGTTAAAGCCAGTTCACCGAAGAGTTCTTTTTGCGATGAATGAACTATCAAACTATTATAACAGACCTTATAAAAAGTCTGCTAGGATTGTCGGTGATGTGATAGGTAAATATCACCCACATGGTGATACAGCAGTTTATGATACTATCGTTAGAATGGCCCAATCTTTTTCTTTACGCTATACGTTAGTAGATGGTCAAGGTAACTTTGGTTCAGTTGATGGTGATTCACCAGCAGCTATGCGTTATACAGAGATTAGAATGCAAAAGCTTACCCATGAACTTTTGGTGGATATTGATAAAGAGACGGTAGATTTTTCTCCAAACTATGACAATACTGAGCTAGTTCCAGATGTTTTACCAACAAGAGTGCCAAACCTTTTGGTTAATGGCTCATCAGGTATTGCTGTTGGTATGGCTACTAATATCCCACCTCATAATATGACAGAGGTAATTAATGGAACAATTGCTCTTATAGATAATCCAAGTTTAAGTGTGGAAGAGCTAATACACTACATTCCAGCACCAGATTTTCCAACAGGAGCTTATATAAATGGTACTGATGGTATTCTAGAAGCTTATAAAACAGGTCGTGGTCGTGTGATAATGCGAGCTAAGGCCGATATAAAAGAAGATGAAGCATCTGGTAAATCACAAATAATAATTACAGAAATACCTTATCAAGTAAATAAAGCAAAACTAGTTGAAAAAATCGCTGAGCTTGTCAAAGATAAAAAGGTAACAGGTATTTCAGAACTTAGAGATGAGTCTGACAAAGATGGTATTAGAGTTGTAATAGATTTAAAAAGAGACGAGTCTCCAGAAGTTGTATTAAATACTTTATACGCTCAAACTCAATTACAATGTAGTTTTGGTATAAATATGGTTGCTCTTAGTGATAATAGACCAAAGCTTTTGGGTTTAAAAGAAATACTAGAGCAGTTTATAAAACATAGAAAAGAAGTTGTTACCCGTCGTACTATATATGAGCTAAGAAAATCAAAAGAAAGAGCGCATATTTTAGAAGGGTTATTATTATCTTTATCAAATATAGATGAGATGATCGAGCTTATCAAAGCTTCTCCAAGTCCAGCTGATGCTAAAGAATCTATGTTAGCTAGGTCATGGAATGGTGTTCTTGTTAAAAATATGCTTGAAGGTGTTGATGTTAAAATGTATCGTAAAGAAATACTAGCTTCTCATTACGGTATTCAAACAGATTCTTTATATAACTTAACAGAAGAGCAAGCTGATGCAATCCTAGCTTTGAGATTACATAGATTAACAGGTCTTGAACAAGACAAGATAGTGAATGAATTTAAAGAGCTTATTGACAAAATTAAGTATCTAATATCAATATTAAGTGATACAAATGAGCTTATTAGGGTAGTCAAAGAAGAGCTTGTTGAAATTAGGGAAAACTTCGGTGATGCTAGAAAATCAGAAATTATTTCTTCAAGGTTAGATTTAACAAGAGAAGATCTAATAGCAGAAGAAGAAATGGTTGTAACATTATCGATGGATGGCTATGTTAAAACTCAACCATTAAGTTTGTACAACGCTCAAAAACGTGGTGGAGTAGGAAAATCTGCAACCAAAACTAAAGAAGAAGATAGTATCTTTAAATTAATTTTAGCATCAACCCATGACACTATGCTATGCTTTTCAAGTTTAGGTAGAGTTTATTGGTCAAAAGTCTATGATTTCCCGGTAGCTAGTAGAATTTCTAAGGGTAGGCCTATAAATAACATTTTGCCATTAGAAAAAGATGAGAAAATTACTGCTCTTATGCCAATCTCTCAGTTTGAGGAGGGTTGGTATGTATTTATGGCTACAAAACTAGGTCGAGTTAAAAAAGTTGATTTATCAGAATTTGCAAAACCTCGCTCTACAGGTAAAATCGCTATTGGTCTAAATGATGGTGATGAGCTATCTTACGTGGCACTTACAGATGGGAATAAGCAGATTATGATGTTTTCAGACGCAGGAAAAGCAATTCGATTTGATGAATCTGATGTTAGAGCCATGGGTCGTTCTGCTGCGGGTGTTACAGGTATGCGTTTACAAGATGATCAAAAGATAGTTTCTATGCTTGTGACAAATCCTGAGGAAGGGGTCGTTTTAGCTGCTACAGAAAATGGTTATGGTAAAAGAACTCCAGTTTCTGAATACAGAAAAACAAGAAGATCTAGTCAAGGAGTTATAGCAATTTCAACTTCAGATAGAAATGGTAAAGTAGTTGTAGCTGTACTTGTTGCTGAAGACGAAGATATTGTAATGATTACGAATAATGGCACTTTAGTTAGAATATCTTCATCTGAAGTCAGAGAGTGTGGTCGTTCAGCACAAGGTGTTAGGTTGATTAATCTAAGAAATAATGAAAAACTTATAGGTTTGAAAGTTGTAAAAGATGATGCAGATATAGAGGAAAGCTTAGAGGAAGAAACTGAAGCCTCTTTAGATGCTGACTTAGCAGCAGAATAA
- a CDS encoding DUF6282 family protein, protein MLNVNFIDIHYHASPDLFLRRENPISAGKKYQELGGAVVLKSHLGSTVQAAEIARAQGLPVLPSVVLNDIAGGLSRKTVLHALSEYTCFDKLRILVHLPTLKKTQHESKLIRSYSNQWAEKYASKPSSICIDNTLKDEVIDILKMSKDYPIVVTSGHASKDEVLLLLEECAKLNIDRFMLNQPANPMTGLTVKELSVLSDQYEFLWIEQCALTYALKYQSWDDMEKVLKNVPRVIYSSDFGQKSQPSIADWYLKSKEWFESMKLSKKRIKDITLNNPLEMLKV, encoded by the coding sequence ATGCTGAATGTGAATTTTATTGATATACATTATCACGCATCTCCAGATTTGTTTTTAAGAAGAGAGAATCCAATTTCAGCTGGAAAGAAATATCAAGAGTTGGGTGGGGCAGTAGTTTTGAAGAGCCATTTAGGGTCAACAGTCCAGGCAGCTGAAATTGCCAGAGCACAAGGTTTGCCAGTGCTACCATCAGTAGTTTTGAATGATATTGCAGGAGGATTAAGTAGAAAAACTGTTTTACACGCTTTATCAGAATATACATGTTTTGATAAGTTACGAATACTTGTTCATCTACCTACTTTAAAAAAAACGCAACATGAAAGTAAGTTAATAAGATCATATAGTAATCAATGGGCTGAAAAATACGCATCAAAACCATCTTCTATTTGTATTGATAATACATTAAAAGATGAAGTAATTGATATATTAAAGATGAGTAAAGACTATCCAATAGTAGTTACAAGCGGGCATGCAAGTAAAGATGAAGTGCTACTATTGTTAGAAGAGTGTGCAAAATTAAATATTGATAGATTTATGCTCAATCAACCTGCAAATCCTATGACTGGGTTAACAGTTAAAGAACTATCAGTTCTATCAGATCAATATGAGTTTTTATGGATTGAGCAGTGTGCTTTGACCTATGCATTAAAATACCAATCGTGGGATGACATGGAAAAGGTCTTAAAAAATGTTCCAAGAGTAATATATAGTTCAGACTTTGGACAAAAATCTCAACCAAGTATTGCTGACTGGTATCTAAAATCAAAAGAGTGGTTTGAGAGTATGAAGTTAAGTAAAAAACGGATTAAAGATATTACTCTTAATAATCCACTGGAAATGTTAAAAGTTTAA
- a CDS encoding type II toxin-antitoxin system VapC family toxin, whose translation MLRKPIILDTCAIAYLFLSDELDTKHQVSDGLLSYIENHGAVILSISFAELECLTRKSYNSLSSLDVNELYSELSKIFEIVDIDTDLWLEAVRLEWDHKDPADRLIVAYAKYYNYPIATSDLKIKSYYSNTII comes from the coding sequence ATGTTGAGAAAACCAATTATTTTAGATACATGCGCTATAGCTTATTTATTTTTATCGGATGAATTAGACACTAAGCACCAAGTTAGTGATGGTTTACTATCATATATAGAAAACCATGGTGCGGTAATTCTATCAATATCATTTGCTGAGTTAGAATGCTTAACCAGAAAGAGCTATAACTCTTTGTCCTCATTAGATGTTAATGAATTATATTCTGAACTCTCAAAAATATTTGAAATTGTAGATATAGATACTGATTTATGGTTGGAAGCAGTGCGTCTTGAATGGGACCATAAAGATCCAGCTGATAGGCTAATAGTAGCATACGCTAAGTATTATAATTATCCCATAGCAACATCTGATCTTAAAATAAAAAGTTATTACAGTAATACGATTATTTAA
- a CDS encoding DUF6880 family protein, producing MKTLTGKLEELTKEQLVTVLESLASQNKTYEKEIKTLLFAYDPKEFYKLVSKEVTSITSNRKFYGYWECHYFADKVRGVVNKIDKFLVPQAPDLAIKLAKKIIDKEEKIAENIDDSNGEMGEAFSNLFMMLDRAYANSTCKPLEIATFIYETLDSAKYGYKDYVLNFSKCLNEDVLSALESILVPVNKLNSGGDKRYEPDVSATLHKIIADKRKDIDGYIAVCKAKGDLNYEYTYLNIAQRYIDAFQEDKAIEYLQNVTHENFQRDKKKLLIDAYLLDGNITKVKETLWESTFDGYYINNSSYLQYLSYASNDEKTKIKDEIKKVVLAKDFNHSTISELYNIEEFDLLEKELITFSKSGKVLDLYYSVSEMRKISTYLAKSNPIAAVIIRRILLENCLDGGKSKYYDYAVSDLKKSIEFAESIEQWKEVKKPIDYFNSLIEKHKKKVSFWSRVADAGIKEKLENLHIKS from the coding sequence ATGAAAACATTAACTGGTAAATTAGAGGAATTAACAAAAGAACAATTAGTGACAGTTTTAGAGAGTCTTGCTAGTCAAAATAAGACTTATGAAAAGGAAATTAAAACGCTATTGTTCGCTTATGATCCTAAAGAGTTCTATAAGTTAGTGAGTAAAGAGGTCACATCTATTACAAGTAATAGGAAGTTTTATGGTTATTGGGAATGCCATTATTTTGCAGATAAAGTAAGGGGTGTTGTAAATAAAATAGATAAATTTCTTGTTCCTCAAGCCCCTGACTTAGCTATTAAATTGGCTAAGAAAATAATAGATAAAGAAGAAAAAATCGCCGAAAATATAGACGATTCTAATGGTGAAATGGGAGAAGCTTTTTCTAATCTTTTTATGATGCTTGATAGAGCTTATGCAAATAGTACTTGCAAGCCTTTGGAGATAGCTACTTTTATTTATGAAACACTTGACAGTGCTAAATACGGTTATAAAGACTATGTATTAAATTTTTCAAAATGCTTGAATGAAGATGTTTTAAGTGCTTTAGAGAGTATATTAGTGCCTGTAAATAAGTTGAATTCAGGTGGTGATAAAAGATATGAACCTGATGTTAGTGCAACTCTACATAAAATTATCGCTGATAAGAGAAAAGATATTGATGGATATATTGCTGTGTGTAAAGCAAAGGGAGACTTAAATTATGAATATACATATTTAAATATTGCTCAAAGGTATATAGATGCTTTTCAAGAAGATAAAGCTATAGAATACTTACAAAATGTTACTCATGAAAATTTTCAACGAGATAAAAAAAAGCTTTTGATAGATGCTTATTTGCTTGATGGAAATATTACAAAAGTTAAAGAAACCCTATGGGAAAGCACATTTGATGGTTACTATATAAATAATTCTTCATATCTACAGTATTTAAGCTATGCTTCAAATGATGAAAAAACTAAAATAAAAGATGAGATAAAAAAAGTTGTTTTGGCAAAAGATTTTAATCATTCTACTATAAGTGAACTTTATAATATCGAAGAGTTTGACCTATTAGAAAAAGAGCTTATCACTTTTAGTAAGAGTGGTAAGGTTTTAGATTTATATTACTCTGTATCTGAAATGAGGAAGATTAGTACATATTTAGCTAAATCTAATCCTATAGCAGCTGTTATCATTAGAAGAATACTCTTGGAAAATTGCTTGGATGGTGGTAAATCTAAATACTATGATTACGCTGTTAGTGACTTGAAAAAATCAATAGAATTTGCTGAAAGTATTGAGCAATGGAAAGAGGTTAAAAAGCCTATAGATTATTTTAACTCTCTAATAGAAAAGCATAAAAAGAAAGTTTCATTTTGGAGTAGAGTAGCTGATGCAGGTATAAAGGAGAAATTAGAAAATTTACATATTAAATCCTAA
- a CDS encoding RraA family protein — translation MKLDQIKYEFSKLSTSAISDALDSLGLKDRVTGFSSRSSNDTLIGFAYTVKYDLLDEDKDFQNAFQNAGNYIDNVAEEEIILIDNAARDWCTTWGGILTKFSILKKIGGAVIYGAVRDIEEIESSNLPVYSSHVFMASGKNRVKKVAEKCCVKIGNVLVSHGDLIFGDKNGILFIPKDKIEDVCKRAKHIEETEKKIIEAIELGMSLSEARSKFNYARPWNP, via the coding sequence ATGAAGCTTGATCAGATTAAATATGAATTTTCTAAACTATCAACATCCGCTATTTCAGATGCCTTAGACAGTTTAGGTCTTAAGGATAGAGTTACCGGATTTAGTAGCAGGAGCTCAAATGATACTTTAATAGGTTTTGCTTATACAGTTAAATATGATCTTTTAGATGAGGATAAAGACTTTCAGAATGCTTTTCAAAATGCTGGCAATTATATAGATAATGTAGCAGAAGAAGAGATAATATTAATAGATAATGCAGCAAGAGATTGGTGTACAACATGGGGAGGAATACTAACTAAATTTTCAATATTAAAGAAAATTGGCGGAGCCGTTATTTATGGTGCAGTTAGAGATATAGAAGAAATAGAAAGTTCAAACTTACCAGTTTATAGCAGTCATGTCTTTATGGCTTCTGGAAAAAACCGTGTTAAAAAGGTGGCTGAGAAGTGTTGTGTAAAAATTGGGAATGTTTTGGTTAGCCATGGAGATCTTATTTTTGGCGATAAAAATGGAATTCTTTTTATACCTAAGGATAAGATAGAAGATGTTTGTAAAAGAGCAAAGCATATCGAGGAAACAGAAAAGAAAATCATAGAAGCTATAGAATTGGGAATGAGTCTATCAGAAGCTAGATCTAAATTTAACTATGCACGACCATGGAACCCATAA